A genomic window from Ilyobacter polytropus DSM 2926 includes:
- a CDS encoding aldehyde dehydrogenase family protein: MNLDANNLNNIVSLIMKELDKNNNIDDTGQGCGGEEGKNGIFSSMDTAVSKAKEAQVTLFASKLELRERIIKAIREDVREAAAELAEIAVEETGMGRVDDKTLKHYVTVDKTPGVEDLRAFAYSGDNGLTVMELSPYGVIGSITPSTNPSETIVCNAIGMIAAGNSVVFAPHPGAKKTSLRAVEILNKAVARAGGPNNLVVTIFEPSIENTNKMVKNPDIKMVVATGGPGVVKSVMSSGKKAIGAGAGNPPVLVDETADIEKAAKDIVNGCSFDNNLPCITEKEVVAVDSITDYLIFEMQKNGAYLVQDSKTIKKLCEMVINDGSPNRAYVGKNASYILKDLGIDVGDEIKVIIVETDAGHPLAVLEMLMPVLPIVRVKDALEGIKVCKKLEDGLRHTAMIHSKNIDILTKYARDMETTILVKNGPSYSGIGVGGEGYTTFTIAGPTGEGLTSAKSFARNRRCALVGGLSIK; the protein is encoded by the coding sequence ATGAATTTGGATGCAAATAATCTAAATAATATTGTTTCTTTGATCATGAAGGAACTGGACAAGAATAATAATATAGACGACACCGGTCAGGGTTGCGGTGGAGAAGAGGGTAAAAACGGTATATTTTCTTCTATGGATACAGCAGTCTCTAAGGCTAAGGAGGCTCAAGTAACTCTGTTTGCGTCTAAGCTTGAGCTTAGAGAGAGAATAATAAAGGCCATTAGAGAAGATGTCAGAGAGGCAGCGGCTGAACTCGCTGAGATCGCAGTAGAAGAAACAGGTATGGGAAGAGTAGATGATAAGACTCTGAAACATTATGTTACTGTGGATAAAACTCCAGGTGTGGAGGATTTGAGAGCCTTTGCCTATAGTGGGGATAACGGACTGACAGTTATGGAATTGTCTCCATATGGAGTAATAGGATCGATAACTCCATCTACAAATCCAAGTGAAACTATTGTATGCAACGCTATAGGTATGATTGCTGCAGGAAATTCAGTGGTATTTGCACCTCATCCTGGTGCAAAAAAGACTTCTCTTAGAGCAGTGGAAATCCTAAATAAAGCAGTGGCAAGGGCTGGAGGTCCTAATAATCTTGTGGTAACAATTTTTGAACCTAGTATAGAAAATACCAATAAAATGGTCAAAAATCCAGATATAAAAATGGTAGTAGCCACAGGAGGACCAGGGGTTGTAAAAAGTGTCATGTCTTCTGGAAAGAAAGCTATAGGGGCAGGAGCAGGTAATCCACCTGTATTAGTAGATGAAACTGCAGATATAGAGAAGGCGGCTAAGGATATTGTAAATGGATGCAGTTTTGATAATAATTTGCCGTGTATAACTGAAAAAGAGGTTGTGGCAGTAGATTCAATAACAGATTATCTTATATTTGAGATGCAGAAAAACGGAGCATATTTGGTACAAGACAGTAAAACAATAAAAAAATTATGTGAGATGGTTATAAATGATGGATCACCAAACAGAGCTTACGTAGGTAAAAATGCTTCATACATTCTTAAGGATTTGGGAATAGACGTTGGTGATGAAATAAAAGTAATTATTGTAGAGACTGATGCAGGGCATCCACTTGCTGTCTTAGAAATGCTTATGCCGGTTTTACCAATAGTAAGGGTAAAAGATGCTCTAGAAGGTATAAAAGTATGCAAAAAACTTGAAGACGGACTTAGGCATACTGCCATGATTCACTCAAAAAACATAGACATTCTGACAAAATATGCAAGGGATATGGAAACAACGATATTAGTAAAAAATGGACCTTCATATTCAGGAATTGGAGTAGGCGGAGAAGGGTACACTACCTTTACCATAGCGGGGCCTACTGGAGAGGGATTAACATCTGCCAAAAGTTTTGCCAGAAACAGAAGGTGTGCATTGGTAGGAGGCTTATCAATAAAATAA
- a CDS encoding BMC domain-containing protein codes for MKKNLILLEFRNISSAFFILNEITKNFNVNVEESRLICPGKYLLIFSGSQGDIDNVRRNVEEIRNQKGKYKHIIVKTISGISGDLLGKLNKIIQYPEYVRSLGIVEFSNTAEAIKTADIIEDMSPVVILTIKIGIGMCAKGVIIFEGDTSAVTEIISKIENENLEGMISSDIVNSPSKILLDNFRF; via the coding sequence TTGAAAAAAAATCTTATCTTATTGGAATTTAGAAATATAAGCTCAGCCTTTTTCATTTTGAATGAGATCACAAAAAATTTTAATGTGAATGTTGAAGAATCAAGATTGATTTGCCCTGGGAAATATCTGCTTATATTTAGCGGTTCCCAGGGAGACATTGACAATGTCAGAAGGAATGTGGAAGAAATAAGAAATCAAAAGGGTAAATATAAACATATTATTGTAAAAACAATAAGTGGTATCAGCGGTGACCTCTTAGGGAAGTTAAATAAAATTATTCAATATCCCGAGTATGTCAGAAGCCTGGGTATAGTTGAGTTTAGCAATACTGCAGAAGCAATAAAAACTGCTGACATTATAGAGGATATGAGTCCTGTAGTCATACTGACAATAAAGATCGGGATTGGAATGTGTGCTAAAGGAGTAATAATTTTTGAAGGGGATACATCAGCTGTTACTGAGATTATATCCAAGATAGAAAATGAGAATTTAGAGGGGATGATTTCATCTGATATTGTAAATTCTCCTAGCAAAATTTTATTGGATAATTTCCGTTTCTAA
- the eutJ gene encoding ethanolamine utilization protein EutJ, giving the protein MNIKEANAYIKKFDEKIQKPSIISPDTEFYVGVDLGTANIVISVVDKNGEPLGGATYPSSVVKDGIVVDFIGAIKIVRDLKGKVEKDLGIEITEGFTAIPPGVEVGSVKAISNVIESAEIDVVRVIDEPTAAAKTLKITDGAVVDVGGGTTGISILKDGKVIFVADEPTGGTHMSLVLAGNYGITFDEAEELKKDKSKENEIFTTVKPVVEKMAAIVKKFLSGYDVDTIYLVGGACTFKGFDSVFEKELGKKIVKTYKPLLVTPLGIALTEVQGKA; this is encoded by the coding sequence ATGAATATAAAAGAGGCTAATGCATATATAAAAAAATTTGATGAGAAAATTCAAAAACCAAGTATTATTTCTCCTGATACAGAATTTTATGTAGGAGTGGACTTAGGGACGGCTAACATCGTTATAAGTGTCGTGGATAAAAATGGAGAGCCTCTAGGGGGAGCAACTTACCCGTCTTCAGTGGTTAAGGATGGAATCGTTGTTGACTTTATAGGGGCAATTAAAATCGTAAGGGATTTAAAAGGAAAAGTAGAAAAAGATCTGGGAATAGAAATCACCGAAGGATTCACGGCTATACCTCCAGGAGTAGAAGTTGGGAGCGTCAAGGCCATATCTAATGTCATAGAGTCGGCAGAAATAGATGTGGTAAGAGTAATAGATGAGCCTACAGCTGCAGCTAAAACACTGAAAATAACCGACGGAGCGGTTGTGGATGTGGGAGGAGGTACAACTGGAATAAGTATATTGAAAGACGGCAAGGTGATTTTTGTGGCTGATGAACCTACTGGAGGTACTCATATGTCACTTGTTCTTGCAGGAAATTACGGAATAACATTTGATGAAGCGGAAGAGCTAAAAAAAGATAAGAGTAAAGAAAATGAAATTTTTACCACTGTAAAGCCAGTAGTGGAAAAAATGGCTGCAATTGTAAAGAAATTTTTATCTGGTTATGATGTAGATACTATTTATTTAGTCGGAGGAGCTTGTACTTTTAAAGGTTTTGATTCTGTATTTGAAAAAGAGCTTGGAAAAAAGATCGTAAAAACATATAAACCCCTTTTGGTAACTCCTTTGGGGATAGCTCTTACAGAGGTACAGGGAAAAGCATAA
- a CDS encoding MIP/aquaporin family protein has protein sequence MKRENLFGECIAEFLGTGLLIFFGAGCVSSLVLSGAQMGLWEISIVWGFGVSMAIYITGGVSGAHINPAVTIALATFKGFDKKKVIPYIISQIVGAFSASGLVYFLYRNLFIAFDKNNGIVRGSVESLSTAGIFTTYPNPAINNMQAFIVEIIITAVLMMTILAVTDDKNGAPKGHMSALLIGIVIAVIGGSFGTLTGFAMNPARDFGPKLFLFVSGWGNVALTGGLSNPYFWVPILGPICGALGGTVIYDKMIGANIPVEEEEEVNELAVD, from the coding sequence ATGAAAAGAGAAAATTTATTTGGAGAATGTATTGCTGAGTTTTTAGGTACAGGTCTTCTCATCTTCTTTGGTGCTGGATGTGTGTCGTCTCTAGTACTCTCGGGTGCCCAGATGGGATTGTGGGAGATAAGTATCGTCTGGGGATTTGGAGTTTCAATGGCAATCTACATAACTGGTGGAGTTTCTGGGGCGCATATAAATCCTGCAGTTACCATCGCTCTTGCAACATTTAAAGGTTTTGACAAGAAGAAGGTAATTCCATATATAATATCTCAGATAGTAGGAGCATTTTCAGCATCTGGTTTGGTATACTTTCTCTATAGAAACCTATTTATAGCATTTGATAAGAATAACGGAATAGTAAGAGGTTCAGTTGAAAGTCTGTCAACAGCGGGGATTTTTACAACATATCCCAATCCAGCAATAAACAACATGCAGGCATTTATAGTGGAAATCATAATAACAGCAGTACTTATGATGACAATATTAGCAGTTACTGATGACAAAAATGGAGCTCCCAAAGGACATATGTCAGCGCTACTTATAGGAATAGTTATTGCAGTTATAGGAGGTTCTTTTGGTACACTTACCGGGTTTGCTATGAATCCAGCAAGAGACTTTGGTCCAAAGTTATTTCTTTTTGTTTCAGGGTGGGGAAATGTAGCATTAACCGGTGGACTCTCAAATCCTTATTTCTGGGTTCCTATTTTAGGCCCTATATGCGGAGCCTTGGGTGGTACTGTCATTTATGACAAAATGATAGGAGCTAACATCCCCGTTGAAGAAGAGGAAGAGGTAAATGAGTTGGCGGTGGATTAA
- a CDS encoding manganese efflux pump MntP family protein encodes MKLIYLPFIFISLTLDVFTASLTKGFTIEKLKFTDIFKTITVFGVFQVLMFFIGFKSRVLFLGKTSAFIHFSLFFILVFLGGKMVFESYKEYKNKKTLETKSEFNLILLSLATSIDALVIGASVSLKLSVEIFVITAMIGVFTSMASLLGIYLGYKTTYFANYPMNFAGGFILIFIGVKSLF; translated from the coding sequence ATGAAATTAATTTATTTACCCTTTATATTTATAAGCCTTACTCTAGATGTTTTTACAGCTTCGTTAACAAAGGGATTTACCATTGAAAAATTAAAGTTTACAGATATTTTTAAAACCATTACTGTATTTGGAGTATTTCAGGTTTTGATGTTTTTTATAGGGTTTAAAAGCAGAGTTTTATTTTTAGGAAAGACCAGTGCTTTTATTCACTTTTCTCTGTTTTTCATTCTTGTATTTTTAGGAGGGAAAATGGTTTTTGAATCTTACAAAGAGTATAAGAACAAAAAAACATTAGAAACCAAGTCTGAGTTTAATCTTATTTTGCTCAGTCTTGCAACGAGTATAGATGCCTTGGTAATAGGAGCCTCTGTATCTTTGAAACTTAGTGTTGAAATCTTTGTTATTACCGCTATGATAGGCGTATTTACTTCTATGGCTTCTCTACTAGGGATTTATTTGGGATATAAAACGACTTATTTTGCAAACTATCCAATGAATTTTGCTGGCGGATTTATACTTATATTTATAGGGGTGAAGAGTTTATTCTGA
- a CDS encoding cobyrinate a,c-diamide synthase — MKRLLIAGTNSGVGKTTISTAIMAALDKVTPFKVGPDYIDPRFHEFVTENPSYNLDIFICGEEAVKKIFIDGSSRGNISIIEGVMGLYDGKNHDLDNGSSAHMARLLKTPVMLVVDAKGASTSVAAKVLGYKLLDSRVKIGGVILNNVSSEKLYDLLKEGIERHTGIKCFGYFPPNPEIELGSRHLGLRQAEEIEGLKKKLEVLKEMAEKYLDLEGILEASETDEVIESSYESEKIKDMFKGLKVAIARDTAFSFYYRSNIELMEYAGMEITGFSPLNNEKIPENSDFIYLGGGYPENFGEILENNKITQDSIRNAYENNIPIYGECGGFMYLGKGIKDKEGVYHKMCGLIDVDVEMKNRLNIKRFGYINFETTDGLKGRAHEFHYSDISRVGDEKCYFDISKENGRKWQCGFTKRNLLAGYPHVHFWGNIEFFKKLFEKGRR, encoded by the coding sequence ATGAAGAGATTACTGATAGCAGGAACAAATTCAGGAGTTGGAAAAACTACCATAAGTACGGCTATAATGGCTGCTTTAGATAAAGTTACTCCTTTTAAGGTGGGACCGGATTATATTGATCCAAGATTCCATGAATTTGTAACAGAAAACCCATCTTACAATCTGGATATATTTATATGTGGAGAAGAAGCAGTAAAAAAAATATTTATAGATGGAAGCAGCCGAGGGAATATATCAATAATAGAAGGTGTAATGGGACTCTATGATGGTAAAAACCATGATCTAGACAACGGAAGCAGTGCACATATGGCGAGACTTTTAAAAACCCCGGTTATGCTGGTAGTAGACGCTAAGGGTGCATCTACAAGTGTAGCGGCAAAGGTATTAGGCTATAAACTTTTGGATTCTAGGGTAAAAATAGGAGGAGTCATATTAAACAATGTGTCTAGTGAGAAACTGTACGATTTATTGAAAGAAGGGATCGAAAGACACACAGGAATAAAATGTTTTGGTTACTTTCCTCCGAACCCTGAGATAGAACTAGGAAGCCGTCACCTGGGTCTCAGACAGGCAGAGGAGATAGAAGGACTCAAGAAAAAACTTGAGGTTTTGAAAGAGATGGCAGAAAAGTACTTAGATTTAGAGGGGATTCTAGAGGCATCAGAAACTGATGAGGTTATAGAGAGTAGTTATGAATCAGAAAAAATCAAAGATATGTTTAAAGGACTCAAGGTTGCAATAGCCAGAGACACAGCATTTTCTTTTTATTATAGATCAAACATAGAGCTTATGGAGTATGCAGGGATGGAAATAACTGGTTTTAGTCCCCTTAATAACGAAAAGATTCCAGAAAACAGTGACTTTATTTATCTAGGGGGAGGATATCCTGAAAATTTCGGAGAAATTCTTGAAAATAACAAGATAACACAGGACTCCATAAGAAACGCCTATGAAAATAATATTCCAATTTACGGGGAATGCGGTGGATTTATGTACCTTGGTAAGGGAATTAAGGACAAAGAAGGTGTCTATCACAAAATGTGTGGACTAATAGATGTAGATGTAGAGATGAAAAACCGACTTAATATAAAAAGGTTTGGATACATAAATTTTGAGACTACTGACGGACTCAAGGGCAGAGCCCATGAATTTCACTATTCAGACATATCAAGAGTTGGAGATGAAAAATGTTACTTTGATATTTCCAAGGAAAACGGAAGAAAGTGGCAGTGTGGCTTTACAAAAAGAAACCTTTTGGCAGGATATCCTCATGTGCATTTCTGGGGAAATATAGAATTTTTTAAAAAACTTTTTGAAAAAGGGAGAAGATAA
- a CDS encoding precorrin-8X methylmutase, with protein MKYIKVPMDIEKRSFEIITEELGEKNKLFTEQQAPVIKRLVHTTADFEYADITEFSEGVIEKAMEAIKGGSRIYCDTSMIVNGLSKKNLERFGCVPYSMVSDPEVAKIAKERGVTRSMVGMEKAAKDPETKIYLIGNAPTALFTLKELVEKGEVEKPALVIGVPVGFVGAAESKEALKEMKDIPYIITKGRKGGSTVAVAALHGILYQMYDRKDF; from the coding sequence ATGAAATACATAAAAGTACCTATGGATATCGAAAAGAGAAGTTTTGAGATAATAACAGAAGAGTTAGGTGAGAAAAACAAGCTTTTTACAGAGCAACAAGCTCCTGTTATAAAAAGACTTGTTCACACTACAGCTGACTTTGAATATGCTGATATAACTGAATTTTCAGAAGGTGTAATAGAAAAGGCTATGGAAGCAATTAAAGGCGGATCTAGAATATATTGCGATACCAGTATGATAGTGAACGGATTATCTAAAAAAAATCTTGAGAGATTTGGATGTGTACCTTACTCTATGGTTTCAGACCCTGAGGTGGCAAAAATAGCAAAAGAAAGAGGAGTAACTAGATCAATGGTGGGGATGGAAAAGGCCGCTAAAGATCCAGAAACGAAGATATATCTAATAGGAAATGCTCCTACAGCACTTTTTACTTTAAAAGAACTTGTAGAAAAAGGAGAGGTAGAAAAACCTGCCTTAGTTATCGGTGTTCCTGTTGGTTTTGTGGGAGCTGCTGAATCTAAAGAGGCCTTAAAAGAGATGAAAGATATACCATATATAATTACAAAGGGAAGAAAGGGCGGAAGTACCGTTGCAGTGGCAGCACTTCACGGGATACTTTACCAGATGTACGACAGAAAGGATTTCTAA
- the cbiD gene encoding cobalt-precorrin-5B (C(1))-methyltransferase CbiD: MDKFTYQDGKKLRYGYTTGSTATAAAKGAVEALFAGEFKESVKIDTPFGWELDLQITEAELDRDRAVCAVRKDAGDDPDVTHGILIFVSAEKVDDLSIEREDCFYNENRTIELTGGEGVGKVTKKGLQVPPGKPAINQGPRSMIFKEVQKVLPEGEKVRLEVFIPQGQEKALMTFNPKLGIVGGISVLGSSGIVKPMSEEAYKNSLTVELGFHKEERKKNTVVFTFGNYGKRFIKENLNIPIEDVFVISNFVGFMIEQAAHRKFERVILLGHIGKMVKLAGGIFHTHSKVSDAKLEIFTTCALLAGEDYETLLKIADSNTTDEAVEYVTNEKTYEIMCERIVEKCSHKAKNIEFASLLFSFEKGELGRSYNFDRVIEELETV, translated from the coding sequence ATGGATAAATTTACTTATCAGGACGGGAAAAAACTCCGTTATGGTTACACCACAGGAAGTACTGCAACTGCCGCGGCTAAGGGAGCTGTAGAGGCTCTTTTTGCAGGAGAGTTTAAGGAATCTGTAAAAATAGATACACCCTTTGGCTGGGAACTTGATTTGCAGATAACAGAGGCAGAACTTGATAGAGACAGGGCAGTATGTGCTGTACGAAAGGATGCGGGAGATGACCCTGATGTAACACATGGAATTTTGATATTTGTGTCGGCAGAAAAAGTTGATGACCTGAGTATAGAGAGAGAAGACTGCTTTTATAACGAGAATAGAACCATAGAACTTACAGGTGGTGAGGGAGTGGGGAAGGTTACAAAAAAAGGACTTCAGGTTCCACCTGGAAAGCCAGCAATAAATCAAGGACCGAGAAGCATGATTTTCAAGGAAGTTCAAAAAGTTCTTCCAGAAGGTGAAAAAGTGAGGCTAGAAGTATTTATCCCTCAGGGACAGGAAAAGGCTCTTATGACATTTAATCCAAAACTTGGAATAGTGGGTGGGATATCGGTACTTGGAAGCAGTGGGATAGTAAAGCCAATGTCAGAAGAGGCTTATAAAAATTCTCTTACTGTGGAGCTTGGATTTCACAAAGAGGAGAGAAAGAAAAATACTGTTGTTTTTACCTTTGGAAATTACGGAAAGAGATTTATAAAAGAGAATCTCAACATTCCAATTGAAGATGTATTTGTAATAAGCAATTTCGTAGGATTTATGATAGAACAGGCAGCTCATAGGAAATTTGAAAGAGTTATCTTACTAGGGCATATAGGGAAAATGGTTAAACTAGCAGGGGGTATTTTTCATACTCACAGTAAGGTAAGTGATGCCAAGCTAGAGATCTTCACAACCTGTGCTTTACTAGCAGGGGAAGACTATGAAACACTGTTGAAAATCGCTGATTCAAATACAACAGATGAGGCTGTGGAATATGTAACCAATGAAAAAACTTATGAAATAATGTGTGAAAGAATAGTTGAAAAATGCAGTCATAAGGCTAAAAATATAGAATTTGCAAGTTTATTATTCTCCTTTGAAAAAGGTGAATTGGGAAGAAGTTATAATTTTGACAGAGTGATTGAGGAGCTGGAAACAGTATGA
- the cbiE gene encoding precorrin-6y C5,15-methyltransferase (decarboxylating) subunit CbiE, which translates to MKINVLGLGPGNRDYILPEVEKRIKSSDLIVGGKRNIESIPDLTSGKEIAYIDRHLKELVQSMKDNMSEKKIAVVLSGDTGFYSMLGYLRKNFELSQLDVVPGISSMQYFFAKIGEQWHDAVIKSVHGREFDYIEALKSAGKVGLLTDNINTPQEIAKKIWESGIEATVYVGENLSYPDECITSGKASEIKSIQKKFDLNVVIIKGEEL; encoded by the coding sequence ATGAAAATAAATGTGCTGGGACTGGGACCTGGAAACAGAGATTATATACTCCCAGAGGTAGAAAAAAGAATAAAAAGTTCAGATCTTATAGTCGGTGGAAAAAGGAATATAGAAAGTATCCCAGACTTAACATCAGGGAAAGAGATAGCTTATATAGACAGACACCTAAAAGAACTGGTTCAATCTATGAAAGACAACATGAGTGAAAAGAAAATTGCGGTGGTTCTTTCTGGAGACACGGGATTTTACAGTATGCTAGGTTATCTCAGGAAAAACTTTGAACTGTCACAATTAGATGTAGTGCCTGGGATATCATCTATGCAGTATTTTTTCGCAAAGATAGGCGAGCAGTGGCATGATGCAGTAATAAAAAGTGTCCACGGAAGAGAGTTTGATTATATAGAGGCTCTGAAATCAGCAGGAAAGGTAGGGCTGCTAACTGACAATATTAATACTCCCCAGGAAATAGCAAAAAAAATCTGGGAATCTGGTATAGAGGCCACTGTCTATGTAGGAGAAAACCTCTCTTATCCTGATGAGTGCATAACTTCAGGAAAGGCCAGTGAAATCAAGAGTATTCAGAAAAAGTTTGATTTGAACGTCGTAATAATAAAAGGTGAGGAATTGTGA
- the cbiT gene encoding precorrin-6Y C5,15-methyltransferase (decarboxylating) subunit CbiT → MTKEEVRAVSVAKLQLEPHHILVDVGAGTGSVGIEAAGYLSQGSVYGIEINPDGIDIIKKNIEKFQIGNYNLIEGLAPENIPKIKYHRMFVGGSKGNLDTIVNHFMEHSAEDGVIVINAIVLETLTKAMDTLKANRFTDIEVVSMTVARNRKVGTMNMMMGENPIYIITAKRGE, encoded by the coding sequence ATGACTAAAGAGGAAGTGAGAGCTGTATCAGTAGCAAAACTTCAGTTAGAACCTCATCACATTCTTGTAGATGTAGGGGCGGGAACTGGTTCTGTAGGTATAGAGGCTGCCGGTTATCTTTCTCAGGGAAGCGTCTACGGTATAGAGATAAACCCTGACGGAATAGATATAATCAAAAAAAATATCGAAAAATTTCAAATTGGCAATTACAACTTGATAGAGGGGCTTGCTCCTGAAAATATTCCGAAGATAAAGTATCATAGGATGTTTGTGGGAGGAAGCAAGGGAAATCTGGACACCATTGTAAATCATTTTATGGAACATTCTGCAGAGGATGGAGTTATAGTGATAAACGCTATAGTGCTAGAAACCCTAACAAAGGCAATGGACACATTGAAGGCCAATAGATTTACAGATATAGAGGTAGTATCTATGACTGTTGCTAGAAACAGAAAAGTAGGAACAATGAACATGATGATGGGCGAAAACCCCATATATATAATAACTGCTAAAAGAGGAGAGTAA
- the cobI gene encoding precorrin-2 C(20)-methyltransferase — protein sequence MSKLYGIGVGVGDPELITLKAIRKIKELDVIILPEAKNIGESTAYTIAKEYMKENVEKVAISFKMQDSWEARREDHKRNAVIVNELLEAGKNVGFLTIGDPMTYSTFVYIMELLNDGVEVETVPGITSFASITARVNIPLVMGDESMKVVGIAKETDIVKEIESSDNVIFMKVVRNLERLKDALRETGNMNNVVLISNCGKEDEQIIYDLENIEKDDISYFSTMILKKGGIEKWKRFTS from the coding sequence ATGTCAAAACTTTATGGAATTGGTGTAGGAGTAGGAGATCCTGAACTGATAACGCTAAAAGCTATCAGAAAAATAAAGGAATTGGATGTGATAATCCTTCCTGAGGCCAAAAATATAGGCGAGAGTACAGCATATACCATTGCAAAAGAATATATGAAAGAAAATGTGGAAAAAGTAGCAATTTCTTTTAAAATGCAGGATAGCTGGGAAGCAAGAAGAGAAGACCACAAAAGAAATGCAGTGATAGTAAATGAACTTCTTGAGGCAGGTAAAAATGTAGGATTTTTAACAATAGGGGATCCTATGACTTACAGTACCTTTGTGTACATCATGGAATTGCTAAACGACGGAGTAGAGGTAGAAACTGTACCTGGAATAACTTCTTTTGCTTCTATTACAGCCAGAGTAAATATACCTCTTGTAATGGGAGACGAGTCTATGAAAGTTGTGGGTATCGCAAAAGAAACAGATATAGTAAAAGAGATAGAAAGCTCAGACAACGTCATCTTTATGAAGGTTGTAAGAAACCTAGAGAGACTAAAAGATGCTCTTAGAGAAACAGGAAACATGAATAATGTAGTCTTGATCTCAAACTGCGGTAAAGAAGACGAACAGATTATATATGATTTAGAAAACATAGAGAAAGATGACATATCTTATTTCTCAACAATGATATTAAAAAAAGGTGGGATTGAAAAATGGAAAAGGTTTACTTCATAG
- the cobM gene encoding precorrin-4 C(11)-methyltransferase yields MEKVYFIGAGPGDPELITVKGQRLVSEADVIIYAGSLVPRQVIECHKEGAEIYNSASMNLDEVMEVTIKAAKNGKMVARVHTGDPAIYGAHREQMDILAAHNIDFEVIPGVSSFLASAAAIKKEFTLPDVAQTVICTRMEGRTPVPELEKLELLASHKTSMAIFLSVQMIDKVVNQLLTHYEKDTPIAVVQRATWEDQKIVEGTLENIAERVREANITKTAQILVGRFMGDEYSKSKLYDKHFTHEYRVGIDKK; encoded by the coding sequence ATGGAAAAGGTTTACTTCATAGGAGCTGGTCCTGGGGACCCGGAATTGATAACGGTAAAAGGACAAAGACTTGTTTCTGAAGCAGATGTGATAATTTATGCAGGTTCTCTTGTACCTAGACAGGTAATAGAATGTCATAAAGAGGGAGCAGAAATATATAACAGCGCCAGTATGAACTTGGACGAGGTAATGGAAGTAACTATAAAAGCTGCAAAAAATGGGAAAATGGTAGCAAGAGTACACACTGGTGACCCTGCTATCTATGGAGCTCACAGAGAGCAGATGGATATTTTAGCAGCCCACAACATAGATTTTGAAGTAATACCAGGTGTAAGTTCGTTTTTAGCATCTGCTGCAGCTATAAAAAAGGAGTTTACACTCCCAGATGTAGCTCAAACAGTTATCTGTACTAGAATGGAGGGAAGAACTCCTGTACCTGAACTTGAAAAGCTAGAACTTCTAGCATCTCACAAGACATCAATGGCAATATTCTTGTCTGTTCAGATGATAGATAAAGTTGTAAACCAGCTGCTTACACACTATGAAAAAGATACACCAATAGCAGTGGTCCAAAGAGCCACATGGGAAGATCAGAAGATTGTAGAGGGGACACTTGAAAATATAGCAGAGAGAGTAAGGGAAGCTAACATTACAAAGACTGCTCAAATCCTGGTTGGAAGATTTATGGGAGATGAATATTCAAAGTCAAAACTTTATGATAAACACTTTACTCATGAATACAGAGTTGGAATTGATAAAAAATAA